The genomic interval GATTAATGACACAACCTACGCCATCAAAACATTTAAAGCAAATATTTCTCCATGGGCAAATATAAATTATGTGCAGGATCTTTATTTGGAGCATCATTTTAGCCAAGTAATCCCTGAAGTTTGGATGCTTACAGAAGAGAAAATGATTTTGGATATGAAGGTAACCAAAGGGACGAAATTGTATGGTTTTTATGGACGGAAACATTCTACCAGAAAGAATTTTGTAATCAATAAGGAGCGACCAGAAGATTATTACAAAAGTGATTATACCGTTGAATTTGCAGACAGTGCTAAAATTAGAGACCCTAAATATTGGGAAGCTCACCGACATGTACCCTTAAACAATCAGGAAAATGGAATTGATCAAATGGTTGACTCCTTGAATAAGGATCCGTTTTTTAAATTTTTAAAGAACGCTACATACATGTTAGCAACCGGATATTATCAGTTGGGAAAAATAGAATTGGGTTCCATTTACACCTTATTCTCTTATAATCCAGTAGAAAAATTCCGCATGGGAATTTCTTTGAGAACTTCAAATGCATTTTCAAAACGCATTGAATTTGGAGGTCGATTATTCTATGGATTTGGAGATGAACGCTTTAAATACGGGCTCACCACGCGAATCAACATAACGCCAAAAAAACGAGGACTCTTAATCATTTATGGAAATCGAGACATTGAGCAAATTGGCATTTCTCCAACTGCAGCAGCTGTAGGGTCAACATTTGGCTCTTTATTGCGCACGGGGCCTTTGGACAAATTAACCTTTGTCGATAAAGCAGGAATTAACCTAGAAAAAGATTTCGGAAAAGATTTCGTGCTTTTTACGGGAGTTGAGTGGAAAGAATATACCGCACTCGGACTTGCAACATACCAAAGACGAAATGATCTTGGAGGAATTGATACGATTCGTAAAATTCAAAGTTCAGAAATCACCTTGCGACTTCGGTGGTGTAAAGACGAAGAGTTTATCTACGGAAACTTTGACAGAACAACCTTACCTTCCAAATTTCCAATTTTATCCATTCAAGGAATTTTCGGAATAAAAGGAATTTTTGGCAGTGATTACACTTATCAAAAAGTGGAATTCGCCATGGAGCACAGCAGAAACATTGGAGTTCTTGGGAGAATAAAATACGGAGTGAATTGCGGTGCAATCTTCGGAACAGTTGCTTATCCGTTTTTAAAGGTTCATGAAGGAAGTCAATCCTATTGGTTATCGACTACTTCCTTCAATCGAATGTCTTTCTTTGAATTTATTTCAGACAGATATGTTGGTGGATTTATAGAACAACATTGGCAAGGATTATTTTTCGACCGCATCCCACTTATTAAAAAATTAAAATTACGCTTGGTTACTGGCGCGCGAATTACATACGGAGCAATTAGCACAAGGCACAATGAGGCAATGCTTGTACCCTCTTTCACGAAGAAATTTGGGGACACCCCTTATGTTGAAGCATCTATCGGAATAGAAAACATTTTAAAATTGGGAAGAGTTGATTTAGTTTGGAGAGTCACCCATCTCGATAAAGGCATTCCACCACTTGGAATTCGAGCAAGGTGGTCATTTATATTCTAATTATTGTAATTTCGTAAGGTGAAACTACATACACATGATATCAAGAAGACCTATAAAGGTCGCAATGTCGTAAAAGGCGTAAGCATTGAAGTAAGTCAAGGCGAAATCGTTGGTTTATTGGGACCTAATGGCGCTGGAAAAACGACTTCATTCTACATGATGGTTGGTTTGGTAAAACCAGATGAAGGAAAAGTATTTTTAGACGATCTTGAAATCACACATTATCCCATGTACAAACGTTCTCAACTCGGAATTGGATATCTTCCACAAGAAGTTTCCGTGTTTCGAAAACTAACGGTTGAAGACAATATTCTAAGCATTTTGGAATTGACGAATCTTTCGAAAGTAGAACGGGTTGAAAAGATGGAACAACTCCTTGAAGAGTTTAGTTTAACGAAAGTTCGAAAAAACTTAGGAAACAGACTTTCTGGTGGAGAAAAAAGAAGAACCGAAATTGCCCGAGCTTTGGCAACTAATCCAAAATTTGTATTGTTAGACGAACCTTTTGCTGGAGTTGACCCAATTGCCGTAGAAGACATTCAAAGTATTGTGTCTGATTTAAGAAAACGAAATATTGGAATCTTAATCACTGACCACAACGTACAAGAAACACTTTCAATTACTGATAGAGCTTATTTGTTGTTCGAAGGAAGTATTTTAAAATCAGGAACGGCCGAAGAATTGGCATCTGATGAACAGGTGAGAAAGGTGTATCTCGGTCAAAACTTTGTACTACGCACTAAAAACCTCTAAACATAAAAAAAGCCTCTGTGGGAAGAGACTTTTGGTTTGTTTTGTTATTTCGATGCTAAATCAGCGTTTTCTGTATTGTCAACACTTCCATATGCATCACAATGTCCTTGAGATGATCCGCAAGCTGCTAAAACTACTGCCAATAGTGCAACCATTGCTGCGTAGGTGAAAAATTTCTTCATAGTTGTTGTTTGTTTTTATAGTTCGTTTGTTGTTGTATGACTACAAATCTATCACTTTTAACCGAAGTTCACATATAATATTATCCACATCCGCTCGTTCACAATGTTCATTAATTGTGAAATAATTGAAAATAGATGTTTTATTTTAACGAGAACTTTGGAAAATGTAGCTTTTAAAACGAAACCTCAACAACCAGTTTGTTAACAATTAGCGATTAACCGTCTCTGTCGTTTGATTTTGGTCATTCATTGAACTATAAGCCTCACAATGCGCACCTGATTTGCAAGAAGCGCTTGCCAAAACAACAAATAATGCAACTGCTAGAATTCCAAGTAATTTTTTCATGATTATAATTTTAAAGGTGAATACTAATTGTAACTTCTATACAAACTTACTACTTTCATCGTTATATAAAAGAATATTCTTGACATTTGTCACAGGAAATAATTGAATTTGAAGCATTTCACAAGGTTTATTGAGGGAAAATGGTGGATTGGAATTTTATTCCTTCTCTTATTTTTGGTGTCTCCTTCAATTTATTCTCAAAAAACAATTTATTTTTCAGATCCAGCGTTCAAAAAAATTAGCAAAAAAAAAGAGTTCCTATTTTCAGATTCAATTTCACTCAACAATCAGTTAAAAGAAATCCAATTTTTAGCTTATAAAAAAGGATATTTAACATTTGGAATCGATTCGATAACCTCTACCGACAGCCTTCATAAAGAAGCTCATTTCACCCTCGGGTTACCTTATAAAAAATTAATTCTGGAAATAAGCGACAAAAGTAAACGTGCATTACGTGAAATCGGAATCAGTCCGCGAACCATTGAAACGTTGGATCCAAATCCAGCAGAAATAACCCGAAATTTAGAACGTATTCTCCATCAATTTGAAATTGCTGGTTACCCATTTGCAAAACTATCTTTTGAAGATTTAAGAGTGGAGAAAGAAACGCTTTATGCCGATTTGCTCATCACCACAAACTCACGAGTGAAATGGAATGAATTGGTTGTAAAGGGAACTAAAGTCAAATTATCCGCTAAATACCTGGAAAATTTCCTACACATTGAAAGTGGAGACTGGTACAATCAAGAACAAGTCGATTTAATTACGACTAGACTTACCCAATTGACTTTCGTAAAACAAACCAAACCCGCTGAGATTTTATTTACCCCCGAAGGAGCAAATTTGTATCTCTACATTGAAACAAAACCAGTTTCCTTGTTTAATGGAACAATTGGTTTACAGCAAGATCCAATAAAACTGAAATATCAAATAACTGGTGACATTCGCTTGAAGTTACAAAACGCATTCAAACACGGAGAATTATTCGATCTTAATTGGCGCTCCATTCAACCTGGAACACAACAATTGAAGATTCAGGCAGCATATCCATTCTTATTCAACACTCCCTTTGGTTTAGACGGACAGTTTTCATTGTTCAAGCGAGACTCCACATTTTTGGAACTCAAAACAACCGCTGGTGTTACTTATTTTGTTTCTGGTGGAAAAACACTAACCGCATTCTATAAAAATCAACAATCCAATTTATTGGGAGCAGCAACCACTGGTTTATATGGTACTACAAAAAGTAATTCTTACGGACTTTCTTTTCGCAATCAAACGGTTGACTATTTGCCAAATCCACGAAAAGGATTTGTTCTCTATTTTGAAGCAAATATTGGAAAAAGAACACTTCAGAAAGACACCATTCGCAGCAGTTATCTACTTTATGGCGGCAAACTTCAATTTGAATATTACCAATCCTTGGGTAAACGATTTGTGATAAAAGCGGGAATCATTAGTGAAACGTTTTACACCAATAATATCCAACAAAACGAACTCTTACGCTTTGGAGGAAACCTCTCGCAAAGAGGCTTTTTGGAAGACGAATTACTCAGCACTTATCGAGCTACTTTTACCATTGAACCACGTTTCATTTTAGATCAGAATTCCTACTTATTTGCTTTCTATGATCAAAGTTGGTACGAAAGCAATGTTCAAAATTACGTGAATGATTCTCCCAAAGGGTTTGGAGCTGGTTTATGCTTTGGAACCAATATTGGAATATTTTCTCTCACCTATGCACTTGGTCATCAATTCTCCAATCCCATTTTATTCCGAGATTCGAAAGTTCATTTTGGATATGTGGCGTATTTCTAAAATTTCATTTTAGGTGTTCAACGAATTTAAAATCAATTTTGAACATTTGAACATTTGAACATTTGAACATTTGAACATTCTTTAAAATCAATCAAACCAGCACTTTAATCAAACAGTTGGAAATGAACCTGTTTTTTGTTTATATTCAACTTCAATGAACTACATCTATCAATTGAAAACGGCTTTGAGGCTCGCTTTCGTTTCGGTATTTTTGAATTCCATTGCTCTATTCACTTTTGGACAGGAGACAACTATTATTGGAAAAATTACCAATGAGCAAAACGTACTTGTTTCTGAAGCTAGTATTCAACTTGGTCAACAAAATGCTCGATCTAATTCTAAAGGTGTTTTTACGATCAGAATAAACTCCAACTCACTTCCTGCTCAACTAACGATTAAACATTCTTTATACAAAAATCATCAAGAAGTTGTTCGGGCTCCAATTCATACTTCCGACACCTTGTTTCTAACTATTGTTTTGAAAAATAAAGTAACAGAACTGGAAGAAGTAACAGTAAACAGTTCACAAATTGTTTGGGCATATCAAAAGAAGAATACGCACATCATTGATTATTTGCTCATAGGAGAAGAGATGCTATTCGCCTGTAAAGAAAATCAGAACTACTATCTGAGACGACTAGATTCAGAAGGCTCAAAAGTAGTAGATGTTCCAATCAAAAATAACCCACTGAATTTATTTGAAGACTGTATGGGTAGTTTTTATTTAGTTTATGCCGATAGCATTTTCGAATTAAAATTCATTGGTAATTCGATAGGAATGTTTCCTGGAGTTACCGTGGAGGAAGCTATGCGAATTTTGAGTCCCTGTGAAATTTTCAGCAAGAATCTTTTTATTGTAAAAACAATGGAATCACATAATCAAAGGTTGGTTTACACCCGAATTAATCGAATCACTAAAAACCCCACAAGATTATATCAAACAACAGATTTTAAACAAGTCAGAAGCCTCAATGAGTATGCCAAAGAAAATGATATTGTAGCTCAAAATTCAGAAGGGACTCCAAATAAAATGACCATACAAGACGTTGAAGAATTAAAAGTATATCGTAGAAAATGGAACAACCAACAACTCTATGCTCAAATACTTTCAAAACCTTTGTATGCACCAATATTTGAAATCAAAGACTCCATTTTTATTTTCGATCATTTCAAGGACAGCGCATTTGTTTTTTCTATTTCAGGTAAACTAATTCGTACGTTTCAAATTAGCTATCATTATTTTGAAAACTGGAAAAACACTCTTTATCTCAATGAAGAAAAAACAAAACTGTATGCGAAATACGAAAATGATGGACTGGTAACTCTCAGACAGATTGATCCATCTACAGGAAAAGTAGTTCAATTGACAAATCTGGAGAAGCACATTTATCCACTTCGGATTCAAATTCGAGATAATCATGCTTATTATATCTACAAACATTACTTAGACAATAGTATCCATTATCTTTACAAGCAAGTTCTGAAAGAATAGGTTGTTTTTTTCCAAAATCACTTGTGGAAAGCCATCTTTTTGCTTAACTTCAAGTAAGTCATGAAAAATAGTACAACAATAAGCAATCCAGCTGAGTTCACAGAGCGCTTCATCAATCAAACAAATAGTCCGGTTTTCTTAACGGGTAAAGCAGGAACGGGTAAAACCACTTTGCTACGTAAGATTGTTGAAACCACACATAAAAACACGGTAATCGTTGCCCCAACAGGAATTGCAGCACTAAATGCGGGAGGAGTTACCATTCACTCCTTTTTTCAACTTCCATTTAGTTCTTTTATCCCTGATTTCATTTCTGAAGGATTAGTTCAAGGAAACACCAAATTTGAGTCGAAAGAAACGTTGAAACGTCATTTTCACTTCAATAAAACACGTCAAAATTTAATTCGAAATGTAGAATTGTTGATTATTGACGAAGTTTCTATGCTACGGGCAGATTTATTGGATGCCATTGATTGGACATTGCGAAATGTACGCAAAAACAATAGTCCTTTTGGTGGATTACAAGTGCTTTTCATAGGCGATTTGTTACAACTTCCGCCAGTGATCAAACCAGAAGAATGGTCTGTTTTACAAAAATATTACCATGGAATTTTCTTTTTCAATGCACAGGTATTGCAAGAACAAGCTCCCGTTTACATTGAATTAGATAAAATTTTCCGACAAGACGATCAACTTTTCATTGATTTATTAAATAACTTACGGAACAATCAAGTAACCCACGCCGATCAAGAATTGCTTCAAAATTATGTAAATCCAGCTTTTGATTCAACCAAAGAAGATGGATACATTACTTTGACAACACACAATTCCAAAGCAGACCAGATGAATGCTACTGCATTGAATTCGTTGAAGGAAAAATCAATTACTTATTCAGCAGAAATAAAGGGTGATTTCCCACCTCATTTATTCCCTTTGGAAAAGGAAACCGAACTGAAAGTTGGTGCTCAAATTATGTTTATCAAAAATGACATTTCTTTTGAGAAAAACTTCTACAACGGAAAAATGGGAGTTATTCAATCACTTTCGAGTAGTGAAATTGAGGTTTTTTTCAAAGAGGAAAAGCGCAGTATCACAGTTGATAAGTACGAATGGACCAATATTAAATACAGTTTAAACGAGCAAAAAGGAGAAATTGAAGAAGAAACCCTTGGAACCTTTGTTCACTACCCCATCAAACTTGCTTGGGCAATAACCATTCACAAAAGTCAAGGCTTAACCTTTGAAAAAGCGGTATTGGATATATCGAATGTGTTTGCTCCAGGACAAGCTTACGTGGCGTTATCACGCTTGCGAAGTCTTAATGGATTGGTTCTTTTGAAGCCACTTTCAATGAATGGATTGGTAAACGATAAACAAGTTGTTTCCTACGCTTCGAATAAAGCCCCAGAAGAGCGCATGCAGTTGTATCTGGATCAAGAAACTGCACGTTTTGTTTACACCAGTTTACAGCAAGCTTTCGATTGGTATGATTACACCACCAAATGGGCAACGTTTGAAATTGGATTTAAGAATCAAGGCCCAAAAACGGAAAAAGGGAAAGACCATTCTTGGGTAGCCACACAGATGCAAACAGTTCAATCTACGTTTGATGCTGCTCGAAAATTTCAAAATCAGATAACCAATCTTTTTTCAAAAGAAAAACCAGAATGGGAATTCATTCACGATCGCGTTCAAGCTGCTTATCAGTACTTTTTCAAACCATTGGACGCACAAGTCTACTCCATCATGAAAAGGCGTTACGAATTGGCTAAAATCAAAAAAACGAAGTCTTAT from Fluviicola taffensis DSM 16823 carries:
- a CDS encoding helix-turn-helix domain-containing protein, producing MKNSTTISNPAEFTERFINQTNSPVFLTGKAGTGKTTLLRKIVETTHKNTVIVAPTGIAALNAGGVTIHSFFQLPFSSFIPDFISEGLVQGNTKFESKETLKRHFHFNKTRQNLIRNVELLIIDEVSMLRADLLDAIDWTLRNVRKNNSPFGGLQVLFIGDLLQLPPVIKPEEWSVLQKYYHGIFFFNAQVLQEQAPVYIELDKIFRQDDQLFIDLLNNLRNNQVTHADQELLQNYVNPAFDSTKEDGYITLTTHNSKADQMNATALNSLKEKSITYSAEIKGDFPPHLFPLEKETELKVGAQIMFIKNDISFEKNFYNGKMGVIQSLSSSEIEVFFKEEKRSITVDKYEWTNIKYSLNEQKGEIEEETLGTFVHYPIKLAWAITIHKSQGLTFEKAVLDISNVFAPGQAYVALSRLRSLNGLVLLKPLSMNGLVNDKQVVSYASNKAPEERMQLYLDQETARFVYTSLQQAFDWYDYTTKWATFEIGFKNQGPKTEKGKDHSWVATQMQTVQSTFDAARKFQNQITNLFSKEKPEWEFIHDRVQAAYQYFFKPLDAQVYSIMKRRYELAKIKKTKSYSEELEEVEQEVIAVVHRLMKVRLLMEAILNGKPFTKETVKSAEITNYVIAKGHSIQQELRANRSMMDEMLEEDFVDVIELVKPKKIKEEKVVKKNTYEITFELFEEGKTMEEIANERQLGLSTIEGHFAKLIQEEKIDISAVLDPKRISEIETYLEEAEGKSLGAIKDELGDKVTYGELKLVQASKML
- a CDS encoding DUF5686 family protein; the encoded protein is MFKLRILFLLCLTQSFVFSQQTKVSGRVLEATSGEGMPGVRVQFQGSKIGTLTDSLGFYVLQSYYATDSVTYFMPEFRLVTKAVKKDFEQTIDIQLTEAISDITEVTIKPPDEFPSTTLHKKVVAHKDINNKEKLKSYEYELYNKIQLDLNNIGDKFKDRDIVKRLDVVMNYLDSVDADKTYLPVLLSENISQFSFKNNPKKKRELVSATRISGVENLQLNQFLGEMYLDFNIYDNYLNIFQKSFISPAANFARSYYKFYLEDSMFIDNDWCYKLRFTPKRTGDMTFEGEMWINDTTYAIKTFKANISPWANINYVQDLYLEHHFSQVIPEVWMLTEEKMILDMKVTKGTKLYGFYGRKHSTRKNFVINKERPEDYYKSDYTVEFADSAKIRDPKYWEAHRHVPLNNQENGIDQMVDSLNKDPFFKFLKNATYMLATGYYQLGKIELGSIYTLFSYNPVEKFRMGISLRTSNAFSKRIEFGGRLFYGFGDERFKYGLTTRINITPKKRGLLIIYGNRDIEQIGISPTAAAVGSTFGSLLRTGPLDKLTFVDKAGINLEKDFGKDFVLFTGVEWKEYTALGLATYQRRNDLGGIDTIRKIQSSEITLRLRWCKDEEFIYGNFDRTTLPSKFPILSIQGIFGIKGIFGSDYTYQKVEFAMEHSRNIGVLGRIKYGVNCGAIFGTVAYPFLKVHEGSQSYWLSTTSFNRMSFFEFISDRYVGGFIEQHWQGLFFDRIPLIKKLKLRLVTGARITYGAISTRHNEAMLVPSFTKKFGDTPYVEASIGIENILKLGRVDLVWRVTHLDKGIPPLGIRARWSFIF
- a CDS encoding surface antigen (D15); amino-acid sequence: MKHFTRFIEGKWWIGILFLLLFLVSPSIYSQKTIYFSDPAFKKISKKKEFLFSDSISLNNQLKEIQFLAYKKGYLTFGIDSITSTDSLHKEAHFTLGLPYKKLILEISDKSKRALREIGISPRTIETLDPNPAEITRNLERILHQFEIAGYPFAKLSFEDLRVEKETLYADLLITTNSRVKWNELVVKGTKVKLSAKYLENFLHIESGDWYNQEQVDLITTRLTQLTFVKQTKPAEILFTPEGANLYLYIETKPVSLFNGTIGLQQDPIKLKYQITGDIRLKLQNAFKHGELFDLNWRSIQPGTQQLKIQAAYPFLFNTPFGLDGQFSLFKRDSTFLELKTTAGVTYFVSGGKTLTAFYKNQQSNLLGAATTGLYGTTKSNSYGLSFRNQTVDYLPNPRKGFVLYFEANIGKRTLQKDTIRSSYLLYGGKLQFEYYQSLGKRFVIKAGIISETFYTNNIQQNELLRFGGNLSQRGFLEDELLSTYRATFTIEPRFILDQNSYLFAFYDQSWYESNVQNYVNDSPKGFGAGLCFGTNIGIFSLTYALGHQFSNPILFRDSKVHFGYVAYF
- the lptB gene encoding LPS export ABC transporter ATP-binding protein, coding for MKLHTHDIKKTYKGRNVVKGVSIEVSQGEIVGLLGPNGAGKTTSFYMMVGLVKPDEGKVFLDDLEITHYPMYKRSQLGIGYLPQEVSVFRKLTVEDNILSILELTNLSKVERVEKMEQLLEEFSLTKVRKNLGNRLSGGEKRRTEIARALATNPKFVLLDEPFAGVDPIAVEDIQSIVSDLRKRNIGILITDHNVQETLSITDRAYLLFEGSILKSGTAEELASDEQVRKVYLGQNFVLRTKNL